One window of the Clostridium sp. MB40-C1 genome contains the following:
- a CDS encoding TVP38/TMEM64 family protein, producing the protein MRNKKLVGLIIILLVGVLIFMNRGKLQEFKNVNSLVKYIKGYGKYALLCFIIIFSLKPILLVIPSAMLSIASGILFGPIKGFTINMIGFFISGTLAFMLSRFLGKEFVDKMLKGKALSLNQNMEKKGFKILFLLRLPPVLPYDPLSYACGLTKINYKAFIFASLLGVVPETLCYSFMGENILNPLSPKFIIPLIVIIIATLLSGIAFKKSKDMV; encoded by the coding sequence ATGAGGAACAAAAAGTTAGTGGGGTTAATAATTATACTTTTAGTTGGTGTTTTGATTTTTATGAATAGGGGAAAACTTCAAGAATTTAAGAACGTAAACTCTTTAGTAAAGTATATTAAAGGATATGGTAAATACGCTTTATTATGTTTTATTATAATATTTTCATTAAAACCAATACTTTTGGTAATACCGTCAGCTATGTTGTCCATAGCTTCAGGGATACTTTTTGGACCAATAAAAGGTTTTACCATAAATATGATAGGCTTTTTTATTTCAGGAACATTAGCGTTTATGCTATCAAGATTTTTAGGTAAAGAGTTTGTAGATAAAATGTTAAAAGGTAAGGCATTGTCTCTTAATCAGAATATGGAGAAAAAAGGATTTAAGATACTTTTCTTGCTAAGATTACCACCAGTGTTACCTTATGATCCTTTAAGTTATGCTTGTGGATTAACTAAAATAAATTATAAAGCTTTTATATTTGCTTCATTACTTGGTGTAGTACCAGAAACTCTATGTTATTCTTTTATGGGAGAAAATATACTTAATCCTTTATCTCCAAAATTTATTATTCCTTTAATAGTAATAATTATAGCTACTTTACTTTCAGGAATTGCTTTTAAAAAAAGCAAGGATATGGTTTAA
- a CDS encoding DHHA1 domain-containing protein, with product MEKLYYENQYIKTFTAEIINISEKNNEFHILLDKTYFYPGDGEQPCDTGHLESIPVIRVYEKEGDIYHVTQKKPIKIHKIKCSINWENRFDNMQQYLGQHILSSCFLNLFNGNTMDFKLDKEYCTINIDKIFDIFQIQEVEKLSNNIIFDNIPIEFMYPSKSELKKLAFKKPLTRTSEQIRIAKIGDLSITPCFGIHPKSTIEVQLIKIIKWENLKNSTRITFLCGKRAVADYFSKDVFTSKICTNLKCNEEEALDQIQHLTQDLRKIIYENSSLKAKIADYEIQDMINNCDKLNNINIIKSVYDNTDFKYINLLASKLTSFENVIVLFAIKDDAKARLIFMCSKDLKVISMNSLLKDAITLIDGNGGGSDSSAQGGGKNTNNLDSTLEYAFMKIKNCLNSK from the coding sequence ATGGAAAAGCTTTATTATGAAAATCAATATATCAAAACATTTACTGCTGAAATAATAAATATATCTGAAAAAAACAATGAATTTCATATTCTTTTAGATAAGACTTACTTTTACCCTGGAGATGGAGAACAACCTTGTGACACAGGACACTTAGAATCAATCCCAGTAATCCGAGTATACGAAAAAGAAGGGGATATATATCATGTGACACAAAAAAAGCCAATAAAAATTCATAAAATTAAATGTTCTATTAACTGGGAAAATAGATTTGACAATATGCAGCAGTATCTTGGTCAGCATATTCTTTCCTCTTGTTTCCTTAACCTCTTTAATGGAAATACTATGGATTTTAAATTAGACAAAGAATACTGTACCATTAATATAGATAAAATTTTTGATATATTCCAAATACAAGAAGTGGAAAAACTTTCAAACAATATTATATTTGATAATATTCCCATTGAGTTTATGTATCCTTCTAAGTCAGAGTTAAAAAAATTAGCCTTTAAAAAACCGCTCACTAGAACAAGTGAACAAATAAGAATAGCTAAAATTGGTGACCTATCTATAACTCCATGCTTTGGAATACACCCTAAGTCTACAATAGAAGTTCAGCTAATTAAAATTATAAAATGGGAGAACCTTAAAAATTCCACAAGAATAACATTTTTATGTGGCAAAAGAGCTGTGGCAGACTATTTCTCAAAGGATGTCTTCACTTCAAAAATCTGCACCAATTTAAAATGTAATGAAGAAGAAGCTTTAGATCAAATACAACACCTTACACAAGACCTACGAAAAATTATTTATGAAAATAGTAGTTTGAAAGCTAAAATAGCCGATTATGAAATTCAAGACATGATTAATAACTGCGATAAACTAAACAATATTAATATAATAAAATCTGTATATGATAATACAGATTTTAAATACATCAACCTTCTAGCTTCAAAGCTAACATCCTTTGAAAACGTCATAGTTTTGTTTGCTATTAAAGATGATGCCAAAGCACGTCTTATATTTATGTGCTCAAAAGATTTAAAAGTTATTAGTATGAACTCACTCTTAAAAGATGCTATTACCTTAATTGATGGAAATGGCGGTGGAAGTGATTCTTCTGCTCAAGGTGGTGGAAAGAACACTAACAACCTTGATTCAACTTTAGAATATGCCTTCATGAAGATAAAAAACTGCTTAAATTCTAAATAA
- a CDS encoding DeoR/GlpR family DNA-binding transcription regulator, with protein sequence MFAEERRELILSKVKLLGRVFVKDLAEECGVSIDTIRRDLTSMEEKGLLKRTHGGAVPLSKVRRLPMDEKIRYSEGTEHQNAVAKLASTYIEQGDTVFIGGASIHYVLLKYLPRDREFTVITNSLTIAQKLKNLSNVETYIVCGKIKSEEGMVDVLATDFIRGLRIDIAFLTGGGISAKHGLSSSTPEGAIFQRTVAEVSRRKICLANFDKVGTEFFSKTIDIKDLDILITDWEAPDEEINKMGKLGVKVLIAKQI encoded by the coding sequence GTGTTTGCAGAGGAACGACGAGAACTAATACTTTCTAAAGTAAAGTTACTAGGAAGAGTATTTGTAAAAGATTTAGCAGAAGAATGTGGTGTTTCAATAGATACTATTCGAAGAGACCTTACATCTATGGAGGAAAAAGGGCTTTTAAAAAGAACCCATGGTGGTGCTGTACCTTTATCAAAGGTTAGAAGATTGCCAATGGATGAGAAAATTAGATATAGTGAAGGTACAGAACATCAAAATGCTGTTGCTAAATTAGCTTCAACTTATATAGAACAAGGTGATACTGTTTTTATAGGTGGAGCGAGCATACACTATGTTTTATTAAAGTATCTTCCAAGAGATAGGGAATTCACAGTTATTACAAATTCACTTACAATTGCACAAAAACTTAAAAACTTAAGTAACGTTGAAACATATATAGTATGTGGAAAAATAAAAAGTGAAGAAGGTATGGTTGATGTATTAGCCACTGATTTTATAAGAGGGTTAAGAATAGATATAGCTTTTTTAACAGGAGGAGGAATTTCTGCAAAACATGGTTTAAGCAGTTCTACACCAGAAGGAGCTATTTTTCAAAGAACTGTAGCAGAGGTATCTCGTAGGAAAATATGTCTTGCTAATTTTGATAAGGTAGGTACTGAGTTTTTTTCCAAAACTATAGATATTAAAGATTTGGATATATTAATAACTGATTGGGAAGCACCTGATGAAGAGATTAACAAAATGGGAAAATTAGGAGTAAAGGTTTTAATTGCAAAACAAATATAG
- a CDS encoding DegT/DnrJ/EryC1/StrS aminotransferase family protein has translation MKVNFYTSLREYNEKKGEFDKAIQSVIEKGNFILGEQVTQLEKDIQEYTGAKHAIGVASGTDALVIASDILGFKDGKEVITSPFTFLASASCIIKHKGKPVFVDIDEDTLQIDVNKIEEKINENTVGILPIHLFNQMSDMDKIMDIADKHNLKVLEDAAEAFGMRFKGNSDNYRHSGTIGDFGVYSFFPTKTLGGYGDGGMIVTNDDNLAQLVKSYRVHGASKKYHYDFIGYNSRLDTLQAAVLSVKLKYIDEAIQKRENIAKLYIERLKDCENIRFPKVKGDQHQVYYVFNILAENRDELAEYLKKNEIGTSIYYPMPLHLQKSFEYLGYKKGDFPIAEKIAQEIIALPIYPEMTTDEVEFVCETIKKFYRK, from the coding sequence ATGAAGGTTAATTTTTACACATCGCTAAGAGAATATAATGAAAAAAAAGGTGAATTCGATAAAGCTATTCAATCGGTTATTGAAAAAGGTAATTTTATATTAGGCGAACAAGTTACTCAACTTGAAAAAGATATTCAAGAGTATACAGGAGCAAAACATGCTATAGGAGTAGCGTCAGGTACTGATGCATTAGTTATTGCTTCAGATATACTTGGATTTAAGGATGGAAAAGAAGTTATAACTTCACCATTTACTTTTCTTGCATCTGCATCATGTATTATAAAACATAAAGGTAAACCAGTTTTTGTAGATATTGATGAAGATACATTGCAAATTGATGTTAATAAAATTGAAGAAAAAATAAATGAAAATACAGTAGGTATACTTCCAATACACTTATTTAATCAAATGAGTGATATGGATAAAATCATGGATATAGCAGATAAACACAATCTTAAAGTTTTAGAAGATGCTGCTGAGGCATTTGGTATGAGATTTAAGGGAAATAGTGATAATTATAGACATTCAGGAACTATCGGAGATTTTGGAGTATATTCTTTCTTCCCAACAAAGACTCTTGGAGGATATGGTGATGGAGGAATGATAGTTACTAATGATGATAACTTAGCACAACTTGTAAAATCTTATAGAGTTCATGGTGCTTCAAAAAAATATCATTATGATTTTATAGGATATAATTCTAGATTAGATACTCTTCAAGCGGCTGTATTATCAGTTAAGTTAAAATATATAGATGAAGCAATACAGAAGAGAGAAAACATAGCTAAGTTATATATTGAAAGATTAAAAGACTGTGAAAATATTAGATTCCCTAAAGTTAAAGGAGATCAACATCAAGTTTATTATGTATTTAATATATTAGCAGAAAATAGAGATGAACTTGCAGAATACTTAAAGAAAAACGAAATAGGAACAAGTATTTACTACCCAATGCCTCTTCATCTACAAAAGAGTTTTGAATATTTAGGATATAAAAAGGGAGATTTCCCTATAGCTGAGAAGATTGCTCAAGAGATTATTGCTCTTCCTATATATCCAGAGATGACTACTGATGAAGTTGAATTTGTATGTGAAACAATTAAAAAGTTTTATAGAAAATAA
- a CDS encoding DegT/DnrJ/EryC1/StrS aminotransferase family protein encodes MSKKIPFSPPDITQAEIDAVVEVMKSGWITSGPKILQFEQNIAKYCDTNHAVAVNSATAGLELILKVLGISGEDQVITTPYTYAATSNVLLHRGVKPTFVDVKKGDFLIDEQKIYDAITPKTKAIMTVDIAGVPVDYDAVKKVIKAKNREDIVLISDSAHSFGATYKGQKVGGQMDFHVFSYHAVKNLTTAEGGAITFNNNNFRGKEDLYKEFKYTSLQGQTKDALSKMQAGAWKYDILTDGFKCNMTDIMAAIGLVQLERYEGMLEKRSELFDVYNSVLKDKEWAMIPFRGEEGTETCYHLYTLRIKDFTEDQRNKVIQMMAEKDIATNVHFMPLPMFTVYKNLGYKVEDYPNAYAQYSNEITLPLYSTLSLDDAEYVATELVKCVEKVLG; translated from the coding sequence ATGAGTAAAAAAATACCATTTTCACCACCGGATATAACTCAAGCAGAAATTGATGCTGTAGTTGAGGTTATGAAATCAGGTTGGATTACATCTGGACCAAAAATACTTCAGTTTGAACAAAATATAGCAAAATATTGTGATACTAATCACGCTGTAGCGGTAAATAGTGCTACTGCTGGATTAGAACTTATATTAAAAGTTTTAGGAATTAGTGGAGAAGATCAAGTTATAACAACTCCATACACATATGCTGCTACATCTAACGTATTATTACACAGAGGTGTAAAACCAACTTTTGTAGATGTAAAAAAAGGTGACTTTTTAATAGATGAGCAAAAAATTTATGATGCTATAACACCAAAAACAAAAGCAATAATGACTGTTGATATAGCAGGGGTTCCTGTAGATTATGATGCAGTTAAGAAAGTAATAAAGGCTAAAAACCGTGAAGATATTGTACTTATATCTGATTCAGCTCATTCATTTGGTGCTACATATAAGGGGCAAAAAGTTGGGGGACAGATGGATTTTCACGTATTTTCATATCATGCGGTAAAGAATCTTACAACTGCAGAAGGCGGAGCGATTACTTTTAATAATAACAATTTTAGGGGTAAAGAAGATTTATACAAAGAATTTAAATATACATCATTACAAGGACAGACAAAAGATGCTCTTTCAAAAATGCAAGCTGGAGCATGGAAATATGATATTTTAACTGATGGATTTAAGTGCAATATGACAGATATTATGGCAGCAATAGGTCTTGTTCAACTTGAAAGATATGAAGGAATGCTTGAAAAGAGAAGTGAGTTATTTGATGTTTATAATTCTGTTCTTAAGGATAAAGAATGGGCTATGATTCCTTTCAGAGGAGAAGAAGGAACAGAAACTTGCTACCATTTATATACATTAAGAATAAAAGATTTTACTGAAGATCAAAGAAATAAAGTTATACAGATGATGGCAGAAAAAGATATAGCTACAAATGTACACTTTATGCCACTCCCAATGTTTACTGTATATAAAAACTTAGGATATAAAGTAGAAGATTATCCTAATGCATATGCACAATATTCTAATGAAATAACATTACCGCTTTATTCTACACTTTCACTTGATGATGCTGAATATGTAGCAACTGAACTTGTTAAGTGTGTAGAAAAAGTTTTAGGTTAG
- a CDS encoding spore coat associated protein CotJA, whose protein sequence is MANPMKSEIKKTDVIYSPNEKCIPQEMVIRNVRLAAAYVPFQKLCTIFSPIEALKRGTVFPELFSPYPVKDKYNM, encoded by the coding sequence ATGGCTAATCCAATGAAATCAGAAATTAAAAAAACAGATGTAATTTATTCGCCTAATGAAAAATGTATTCCACAAGAAATGGTAATAAGAAATGTTAGGCTAGCTGCTGCATATGTTCCTTTTCAAAAACTCTGCACTATCTTCTCTCCTATAGAAGCTCTTAAAAGAGGAACTGTTTTTCCAGAACTTTTTAGTCCTTACCCAGTAAAAGATAAATATAATATGTAA
- a CDS encoding spore coat protein CotJB, protein MSKNMSKMELLKQITALNFVVEDLGLYLNTHPMDQQALAKYNLYVMQYKALKQNYELCHGMLSQNGQSPYPWQWINEPWPWEYEANFEFEREER, encoded by the coding sequence ATGAGTAAAAATATGAGTAAAATGGAGCTTCTAAAACAGATCACTGCTTTGAATTTTGTAGTTGAAGATCTTGGATTATATCTTAATACTCATCCTATGGATCAACAGGCTCTTGCTAAATATAATTTATATGTAATGCAGTATAAGGCATTAAAACAAAACTATGAGCTTTGTCATGGGATGTTATCTCAAAATGGTCAAAGTCCATATCCATGGCAATGGATAAATGAGCCTTGGCCTTGGGAGTATGAGGCTAATTTTGAGTTTGAGAGAGAGGAGAGATAG
- a CDS encoding manganese catalase family protein, whose amino-acid sequence MWTYDKILEYPVKIKNPNPKMAKVIITQYGGPDGELAASLRYLSQRFSMITPQAIATLNDIGTEELAHLEIVGSIVHQLLKGASVEEIEKAGMGAYYADHDRAIYPVSAAGVPFTAAYIQSKGDPIVDLTEDLAAEQKARATYEYLIQMADDPDVIEPLKFLREREVVHYQRFGEALRIVQDYLQEPRLFMMPKPDFMK is encoded by the coding sequence ATGTGGACTTATGATAAGATATTAGAATATCCTGTTAAAATCAAAAATCCCAATCCTAAAATGGCAAAAGTAATTATAACTCAATATGGAGGCCCTGATGGAGAATTGGCTGCATCATTAAGATACTTAAGTCAAAGATTTTCTATGATCACTCCTCAAGCTATAGCTACATTAAATGACATAGGTACAGAAGAATTAGCACATTTAGAAATAGTGGGATCAATTGTTCACCAATTATTAAAAGGAGCTAGTGTTGAAGAAATAGAGAAAGCAGGTATGGGGGCTTATTATGCAGATCATGATAGAGCAATTTATCCTGTAAGTGCAGCAGGAGTACCATTTACAGCTGCATACATTCAGTCAAAAGGAGACCCGATTGTAGACCTTACTGAAGATTTAGCGGCAGAACAAAAAGCAAGAGCTACTTATGAATATTTAATTCAAATGGCCGATGATCCTGATGTAATAGAGCCTTTAAAGTTTTTAAGGGAAAGAGAGGTTGTTCATTATCAGAGGTTTGGTGAAGCGCTTAGAATAGTTCAGGATTATTTACAAGAACCTCGTTTATTTATGATGCCAAAACCAGATTTTATGAAGTAA
- the nifJ gene encoding pyruvate:ferredoxin (flavodoxin) oxidoreductase: MSKVMKTMDGNEAAAYASYAFTEVAAIYPITPSTPMAESVDEWSVHGKKNIFGQEIKVAEMQSEAGAAGAVHGSLAAGALTTTYTASQGLLLMIPNMYKIAGELLPGVFHVSARALGAHALSIFGDHQDVMACRQTGFALLASSNVQEAMDLGCIAHLSAIKSRVPFLHFFDGFRTSHEYQKIEVIDYNDLAKIVDYNAIKQFRDRALNPEHPVVRGTTQNSDIYFQGREASNKFLDEVPNIVETYMQEIKKITGREYHPFDYYGAPDAKHIIVAMGSGCDTISETVDYLNKKGEKVGLVKVRLYRPFSAKHFLNIIPKTVEKISVLDRTKEPGAPGEPLYLDVAKLFYNSEDKPTIIGGRYGLGSKDTRPSEILSVFENMKKDNPKDNFTVGIVDDVTYTSLPEAEMINTTPENNISCKFWGLGSDGTVGANKSAIKIIGDNTDLYVQAYFSYDSKKSGGTTISHLRFGKDPIRSSYLVHEADYIACHNKSFLYNYDILKGLKKGGTFVLNCPWKEEELDEKIPASIRKYISQNNIEFYIIDAIKIASEIGLGARINMIMQSAFFKLANIIPVESAVKYLKDSIQKTYGKKGEKIVEMNKNAVDRGIENLIKINVPTSWDEAEEEERPIKDEPEFVKKIQRKIARNEGDELPVSAFNGMEDGTFPLGTTAYEKRGIAVMIPEWQIDKCIQCGQCAYICPHATVRQILLNDEEAQKAPDTFKTKEPSGKGLEKYHYRIQIAPLDCTGCGNCADICPAPGKALIMKPADEQIEMESENWEFAAKVKEKDGVIDKETVKGSQFAKPLLEFNGACPGCGETPYIKLLTQLYGERMMIANATGCSSIWGASAPSIAYTTNDNGKGPAWGNSLFEDNAEYGYGMFLGVKHIRDRLADIMKEAIKMPALNESIKQAFNEWISSKDDGELSKSASLKVLEILEGYEDKENPIIKEILDKKDFLIKKSHWIIGGDGWAYDIGYGGVDQVLSMGDDVNLFVMDTEIYSNTGGQSSKATPTGAVAKLAAGGKRMRKKDLGLMAMSYGNVYVAQIAMGANMNHTIKTIVEAEKYKGPSIIIAYAPCISHGIKLGMGSSMKEEKKAVEAGYWHLYRYNPDLKKEGKNPFVLDSKEPTASYKDFIEGEIRYSSLKNMFPEKAELLFKESENNAKERYDMYKRLSQLK, translated from the coding sequence ATGTCTAAAGTTATGAAAACAATGGATGGAAATGAAGCAGCAGCATATGCATCATATGCGTTTACTGAAGTTGCAGCTATATACCCAATAACTCCATCAACTCCCATGGCAGAATCTGTAGATGAATGGTCAGTGCATGGTAAAAAGAATATATTTGGTCAAGAAATAAAGGTTGCTGAAATGCAGTCTGAAGCAGGAGCTGCAGGAGCTGTTCATGGCTCTCTTGCTGCAGGAGCATTAACAACTACATACACGGCTTCTCAAGGATTACTGCTTATGATTCCCAATATGTATAAAATAGCTGGAGAGTTACTTCCAGGAGTATTTCATGTAAGTGCGAGGGCTCTTGGCGCACATGCATTGTCAATTTTCGGAGATCATCAAGATGTAATGGCATGTAGGCAGACAGGTTTTGCTCTTTTAGCTTCATCAAATGTACAAGAAGCTATGGATTTAGGATGTATAGCTCATCTTAGTGCAATTAAGTCAAGGGTACCATTTCTTCATTTCTTTGATGGATTCAGAACATCTCATGAGTATCAAAAGATAGAAGTAATCGATTATAATGATTTAGCTAAAATTGTAGATTATAATGCTATAAAGCAATTTAGAGATAGAGCTTTGAACCCAGAACATCCAGTTGTTAGAGGAACAACGCAGAATTCAGATATTTATTTTCAAGGAAGAGAAGCTTCAAATAAGTTTTTAGATGAAGTTCCTAATATTGTAGAAACCTATATGCAGGAAATAAAGAAAATTACAGGAAGGGAATATCATCCATTTGATTATTACGGTGCACCAGATGCAAAGCATATTATAGTTGCTATGGGATCTGGATGTGACACTATTTCAGAAACTGTAGATTATCTTAATAAAAAGGGGGAAAAGGTTGGACTTGTTAAAGTTCGTTTATATAGACCTTTTTCAGCTAAACATTTCTTAAATATAATACCTAAAACAGTAGAAAAGATTTCAGTGCTTGATAGAACAAAAGAACCTGGTGCTCCAGGGGAACCATTATATCTTGATGTTGCTAAGTTGTTCTATAATTCTGAAGATAAACCAACGATTATAGGAGGAAGGTATGGTTTAGGGTCAAAAGATACAAGACCATCTGAAATTTTGTCAGTATTTGAGAATATGAAAAAAGACAATCCTAAAGATAATTTTACTGTAGGTATTGTAGATGATGTAACGTATACATCTTTACCAGAAGCAGAAATGATAAATACTACTCCAGAAAATAATATAAGTTGTAAATTCTGGGGATTAGGCTCAGATGGTACTGTAGGAGCTAATAAAAGTGCAATTAAAATAATTGGAGATAATACAGATCTTTATGTTCAGGCATATTTTTCATATGATAGTAAGAAATCAGGAGGAACAACTATTTCACACTTGCGTTTTGGAAAAGATCCTATAAGATCTTCATATTTAGTACACGAGGCAGATTATATTGCCTGTCATAATAAATCATTTTTATATAATTACGACATATTAAAAGGACTAAAGAAGGGCGGAACATTTGTACTTAATTGCCCTTGGAAAGAAGAGGAGTTAGACGAAAAAATACCTGCATCTATAAGAAAATATATATCCCAGAATAATATAGAGTTTTATATCATCGATGCTATTAAGATTGCTTCCGAAATAGGATTAGGAGCAAGAATAAATATGATTATGCAATCTGCATTTTTTAAGTTAGCTAATATAATACCAGTTGAAAGTGCAGTTAAATATCTAAAGGATTCTATTCAAAAAACCTATGGCAAAAAAGGTGAAAAAATTGTTGAAATGAATAAAAATGCAGTAGACAGAGGAATAGAAAATTTAATTAAAATAAATGTACCTACATCGTGGGATGAAGCTGAGGAAGAAGAAAGACCTATTAAAGATGAACCAGAATTTGTGAAAAAAATACAAAGAAAGATAGCTAGAAATGAAGGAGATGAATTGCCAGTTAGTGCCTTTAACGGCATGGAAGATGGAACATTTCCACTTGGAACTACTGCCTATGAAAAAAGAGGAATTGCTGTTATGATTCCAGAGTGGCAAATAGATAAATGTATACAATGTGGTCAATGTGCTTATATATGTCCTCATGCTACTGTAAGGCAAATCCTTTTAAATGATGAAGAAGCCCAAAAGGCTCCGGATACTTTTAAAACAAAAGAACCAAGTGGAAAAGGACTTGAAAAGTATCACTATAGAATACAAATAGCTCCTTTAGATTGTACTGGATGTGGTAATTGTGCTGATATATGTCCTGCACCAGGTAAAGCTCTTATAATGAAACCAGCAGATGAACAGATAGAGATGGAATCTGAAAACTGGGAATTTGCTGCTAAAGTTAAAGAAAAAGATGGCGTGATAGATAAAGAGACAGTTAAAGGAAGTCAATTTGCGAAACCTCTTTTAGAATTTAATGGTGCATGTCCAGGATGTGGCGAAACCCCATATATTAAACTTTTAACTCAATTGTATGGTGAAAGAATGATGATTGCTAACGCAACAGGTTGTTCATCAATTTGGGGAGCAAGCGCACCATCTATAGCTTATACCACTAATGATAATGGAAAAGGTCCAGCTTGGGGTAATTCACTATTTGAAGATAATGCGGAATACGGATATGGTATGTTTCTTGGAGTAAAGCATATAAGAGACAGATTAGCTGATATTATGAAAGAAGCAATAAAAATGCCTGCATTAAATGAATCTATAAAACAAGCATTTAATGAATGGATAAGTTCGAAAGATGATGGAGAATTATCTAAGAGTGCTTCATTAAAGGTATTAGAAATATTAGAAGGATATGAAGATAAAGAAAATCCTATAATAAAAGAAATTTTAGATAAAAAAGATTTTCTAATTAAAAAATCTCATTGGATTATAGGTGGAGATGGTTGGGCTTATGATATAGGATATGGTGGAGTAGACCAAGTATTATCTATGGGCGATGATGTAAATCTTTTTGTAATGGATACTGAGATATACTCAAACACAGGTGGTCAATCTTCTAAAGCTACACCTACAGGAGCTGTTGCTAAACTAGCTGCAGGAGGAAAAAGAATGAGAAAGAAGGACCTTGGATTAATGGCTATGAGTTATGGAAATGTATACGTTGCTCAAATAGCTATGGGTGCAAATATGAATCATACTATTAAGACTATAGTAGAAGCTGAGAAATACAAAGGGCCTTCAATTATTATAGCTTATGCACCTTGTATTAGCCATGGTATAAAGTTAGGTATGGGAAGTAGTATGAAAGAAGAGAAAAAGGCTGTAGAAGCTGGATATTGGCATTTGTATAGGTATAATCCTGATTTAAAAAAGGAAGGCAAAAATCCATTTGTACTTGACTCTAAAGAACCAACAGCTTCATATAAAGATTTTATAGAAGGCGAAATTAGGTATTCTTCATTAAAGAATATGTTCCCAGAGAAAGCAGAATTGTTGTTTAAAGAATCTGAAAATAATGCTAAAGAAAGATACGATATGTATAAACGTTTATCTCAACTAAAATAG
- a CDS encoding DUF3787 domain-containing protein: MSKNKSKEKFMATPIEKHDTAAWANMEQVKPISMVSVPNEHEVMNAKEYVDENEK, encoded by the coding sequence ATGAGTAAAAATAAATCTAAAGAAAAATTCATGGCTACACCTATAGAAAAACATGATACTGCTGCATGGGCCAACATGGAACAAGTAAAGCCTATATCAATGGTCAGTGTTCCTAATGAACATGAGGTAATGAATGCTAAAGAGTATGTTGATGAAAATGAAAAATAA